One window from the genome of Faecalibacterium sp. HTF-F encodes:
- the ftsH gene encoding ATP-dependent zinc metalloprotease FtsH, producing the protein MIFLQSKRPRFNPLILALALAAVLMVWSVLGGTGSAGSSSMEYSTVVHYFESLQVTQFSLDLNTGVITMNLKEGGKNNLPLPDTTAPSTTQATGGLLSGMLSSSDSTASAAQKNSDGTVTVRYKLPYASMFVKYVGDYIAAYDEANPDAPMVYDYTPVKESIPWMEILFYLAMLGCTGFLLFSMMRGGAGGGGIMNVGKAKVKDEHENKKTATFADVAGEDEEKEELKEVVEFLKSPEKFNTLGARIPHGVLLVGPPGTGKTLLARACAGEAGVPFYSISGSDFVEMYVGVGASRVRDLFDKAKKSMPCIIFIDEIDAVGRQRGAGLGGGHDEREQTLNQLLVEMDGFEANDGIIVMAATNRADILDKALLRPGRFDRQVYVGLPDVKGREEILKVHTKKKPLAPDVSLRVIAQRTAGFAGADLENLVNEAALLAARRNRKAITMEDIEEASMKVMAGPEKKSRVVTPEEKKLTAYHEAGHAVAGFYCKHHPRVHEITIIPRGQAGGYTMYLPEKDRSYVTKGEMFEDIVSSLGGRVAEQLILEDISTGASNDLQQATNIARQMITKYGFSERLGPVVYGTSQEETFLGRDLGQGKGYSETTAAEIDGEMRDIIDEAYETCRRTLTEHIDQLHALAKALMEREKLNEQEFNTIMAGGTLPPREGDEPEQTVQAAPAETAEQAQPAEAAEPAEQAETAQPLPETAAPETPDAQDPQN; encoded by the coding sequence TTGATTTTTTTGCAATCCAAGAGACCCCGTTTCAATCCGCTGATCCTGGCGCTGGCGCTGGCGGCGGTGCTGATGGTCTGGTCGGTGCTGGGCGGCACCGGCTCTGCCGGCAGCTCTTCCATGGAGTATTCCACGGTGGTGCATTACTTTGAAAGCCTGCAGGTCACGCAGTTCTCGCTGGACCTGAACACCGGCGTCATCACCATGAACCTCAAGGAAGGCGGCAAAAATAACCTGCCCCTGCCGGATACCACGGCCCCGAGCACCACACAGGCTACCGGCGGCCTGCTGAGCGGGATGCTGTCCTCCTCGGACAGCACTGCATCCGCTGCGCAGAAGAACAGCGACGGCACTGTGACGGTGCGCTACAAGCTGCCCTATGCCTCCATGTTCGTCAAGTATGTGGGCGACTACATTGCCGCCTATGACGAAGCAAACCCGGATGCTCCCATGGTGTACGATTATACCCCTGTCAAGGAAAGCATCCCATGGATGGAGATCCTGTTCTATCTGGCAATGCTGGGCTGCACCGGCTTTTTGCTCTTCTCCATGATGCGCGGCGGCGCTGGCGGCGGCGGGATCATGAACGTTGGCAAGGCCAAGGTGAAGGATGAGCACGAGAACAAAAAGACGGCTACCTTTGCCGATGTTGCCGGTGAGGACGAGGAAAAGGAAGAGCTGAAAGAGGTCGTGGAGTTCCTCAAGAGCCCCGAAAAGTTCAACACTCTGGGTGCCCGCATTCCCCACGGCGTGCTGCTGGTAGGCCCTCCGGGCACCGGTAAGACCCTGCTGGCCCGTGCCTGCGCCGGTGAGGCCGGTGTGCCGTTCTATTCCATTTCCGGCTCTGATTTTGTGGAAATGTATGTCGGCGTGGGTGCATCCCGTGTGCGTGATCTGTTCGATAAGGCCAAGAAGTCCATGCCCTGCATCATCTTCATTGATGAGATCGATGCTGTGGGCCGTCAGCGTGGTGCCGGTCTGGGTGGCGGCCACGATGAACGCGAGCAGACCCTGAACCAGCTGCTGGTGGAAATGGACGGCTTTGAGGCCAACGACGGCATCATCGTCATGGCGGCCACCAACCGCGCCGACATTCTGGATAAGGCTCTGCTGCGTCCGGGCCGCTTTGACCGTCAGGTCTATGTGGGCCTGCCGGATGTCAAGGGCCGTGAGGAGATCCTCAAGGTCCACACCAAAAAGAAGCCGCTGGCCCCGGATGTCTCTCTCAGGGTCATTGCACAGCGCACCGCAGGCTTTGCGGGCGCAGATCTTGAGAACCTTGTCAACGAAGCGGCCCTGCTGGCTGCACGCCGCAACCGCAAGGCCATTACCATGGAGGATATCGAGGAAGCTTCCATGAAGGTCATGGCCGGCCCCGAAAAGAAGAGCCGCGTTGTGACCCCCGAGGAAAAGAAGCTGACTGCTTACCATGAGGCAGGCCACGCGGTGGCGGGCTTCTACTGCAAGCATCATCCCCGTGTGCACGAGATCACCATTATCCCCCGCGGTCAGGCAGGCGGCTACACGATGTATCTGCCCGAGAAAGACCGCAGCTATGTGACCAAGGGCGAAATGTTCGAGGATATCGTTTCCAGTCTGGGCGGACGCGTGGCCGAACAGCTGATTTTGGAGGATATCTCTACCGGTGCCTCCAATGATCTGCAGCAGGCTACCAACATTGCCCGCCAGATGATCACCAAGTACGGCTTCTCGGAGAGGCTCGGCCCTGTGGTGTACGGCACCTCGCAGGAGGAGACCTTCCTGGGCCGCGATCTGGGTCAGGGCAAGGGCTACAGCGAGACCACTGCTGCCGAGATCGACGGCGAGATGCGGGATATCATCGACGAAGCCTACGAGACCTGCCGCCGCACCCTGACCGAGCACATCGATCAGCTGCACGCGCTGGCAAAGGCTCTGATGGAACGCGAAAAGCTCAACGAGCAGGAGTTCAACACCATCATGGCCGGCGGCACCCTGCCCCCGCGTGAAGGGGATGAGCCGGAGCAGACCGTGCAGGCTGCACCGGCCGAGACCGCAGAGCAGGCGCAGCCTGCAGAAGCTGCGGAGCCTGCCGAACAGGCCGAAACGGCCCAGCCGCTGCCGGAGACCGCTGCACCGGAAACGCCGGATGCACAGGACCCGCAGAACTGA
- the hpt gene encoding hypoxanthine phosphoribosyltransferase — MSMHDDIKNVLVSEEELKAKVAELGAQISRDYEGKNLVLVSILKGSVVFMADLMRAVSIPCSIDFMVVSSYGGSNTVTSGLVKIIKDLDGDLSGKDVLIVEDILDTGVTLSNLVPMLKMRNPNSVKICTILDKPSRRKADIQPDYEGFQVPDEFVVGYGLDYDEKYRNLPYVGVLKPEVYEK, encoded by the coding sequence ATGAGCATGCATGATGATATCAAGAACGTTCTGGTCAGTGAAGAAGAGCTGAAGGCAAAGGTGGCTGAGCTGGGTGCACAGATCAGCAGGGACTACGAGGGCAAAAACCTTGTTCTGGTGTCCATCCTCAAGGGTTCGGTGGTGTTTATGGCCGACCTGATGCGTGCGGTGAGCATTCCGTGCAGCATCGATTTTATGGTGGTGTCCAGCTACGGCGGCAGCAACACCGTTACCAGCGGCCTTGTGAAGATCATCAAGGATCTGGACGGCGATCTGTCCGGCAAGGATGTGCTGATCGTGGAGGATATTCTGGATACCGGCGTCACCCTCTCGAACCTTGTGCCCATGCTCAAGATGCGCAACCCCAACTCGGTGAAGATCTGCACCATTCTGGACAAGCCCAGCCGCCGCAAGGCCGATATCCAGCCCGACTACGAGGGCTTCCAGGTACCGGACGAGTTCGTGGTGGGCTACGGTCTGGACTACGATGAAAAATACCGCAACCTGCCTTATGTGGGTGTGCTCAAGCCTGAAGTCTACGAGAAGTGA
- the tilS gene encoding tRNA lysidine(34) synthetase TilS yields MENETILARVREYCLREALLTPGAPLHELHLAAAVSGGADSMALLRILLALQPEFGFVLSACHVNHGLRGESAHRDEAFVRAECARLGVPLRVFHAEELGPVPEHAGEDWARRLRYACFARLCREGIDAVATAHTANDQAETLLLRLARGTGMHGAAGIRPRRGPYLRPLLPLTRQDTESFCRAAGQRWVTDETNETDAYARNRVRRAALPALQSTNGAAVENLARFCEKAARADDYFARKAQELLSAARLDGTQAGIRAPDACRVWRLGPLSAADAPVLEAAMHSLTAPVRDAEEKYVQLLCALVRRGSGAVQLTGRVRFCAGNGFFWQEEVPELPQRQTAPQPESWPFVPEKQAEYGFAGGWKVTAELFTADFEEKIQVVHKKDLKNQADYARITTLYAGLVLRTRQPGDVYRPAGRSVHNRLRKWMNEAGIPAQMRDQLPLLAAGSEVLWVCGAGFAEGLAPDEGTAQVLQMEMEHREELS; encoded by the coding sequence ATGGAAAACGAAACGATCCTTGCCCGGGTGCGGGAATACTGTCTGCGGGAAGCACTGCTGACCCCGGGTGCCCCGCTGCATGAGCTGCATTTGGCGGCGGCAGTGTCCGGCGGGGCAGACAGCATGGCGCTGCTGCGCATCCTGCTGGCCCTGCAGCCGGAGTTCGGATTTGTGCTTTCTGCCTGCCATGTGAACCATGGCCTGCGGGGTGAGAGCGCCCACCGGGACGAAGCTTTTGTGCGTGCTGAATGCGCCCGTCTGGGCGTGCCGCTGCGGGTGTTCCATGCGGAAGAGCTTGGCCCTGTGCCGGAACATGCCGGGGAGGACTGGGCCCGCCGCCTGCGCTACGCCTGCTTTGCGCGTTTGTGCAGGGAGGGGATAGACGCCGTTGCAACAGCCCATACTGCAAATGATCAGGCGGAGACCCTGCTGCTGCGTCTGGCCCGGGGCACGGGGATGCACGGCGCAGCAGGCATCCGGCCCAGACGCGGGCCTTATCTGCGGCCTCTGCTGCCCCTTACCCGGCAGGATACCGAAAGCTTCTGCCGTGCAGCCGGGCAGCGCTGGGTGACGGACGAGACGAACGAGACCGATGCCTATGCCCGCAACCGGGTGCGCCGTGCGGCACTGCCTGCACTGCAGAGCACCAACGGCGCAGCGGTGGAAAACCTTGCCCGCTTCTGCGAAAAAGCGGCCCGGGCGGATGACTACTTTGCCCGGAAAGCGCAGGAACTGCTTTCCGCTGCGCGTCTGGATGGGACCCAGGCCGGCATCAGGGCCCCGGACGCCTGCAGGGTGTGGCGGCTGGGCCCGCTTTCCGCTGCGGATGCGCCTGTTCTGGAAGCGGCCATGCATTCGCTGACGGCCCCTGTGCGGGACGCAGAGGAAAAATATGTGCAGCTGCTGTGCGCCCTTGTGCGGCGCGGCAGCGGCGCGGTGCAGCTGACCGGCCGGGTGCGCTTTTGTGCAGGGAATGGCTTTTTCTGGCAGGAAGAGGTGCCGGAGCTGCCGCAGAGGCAGACCGCGCCGCAGCCCGAAAGCTGGCCTTTTGTGCCGGAAAAACAGGCAGAATACGGCTTTGCAGGCGGCTGGAAGGTGACTGCAGAGCTTTTTACGGCTGATTTTGAAGAAAAAATACAAGTCGTTCATAAAAAAGACTTAAAAAATCAGGCGGATTATGCTAGAATAACTACGTTGTATGCTGGTCTTGTTCTGCGCACCCGCCAGCCGGGGGATGTCTACCGCCCGGCGGGACGAAGTGTGCACAACCGGCTGCGCAAGTGGATGAACGAAGCGGGAATCCCCGCGCAGATGCGCGACCAGCTGCCGCTGCTGGCGGCGGGCAGCGAGGTGCTCTGGGTCTGCGGTGCAGGCTTTGCAGAGGGCCTTGCCCCGGACGAGGGCACTGCACAGGTGCTGCAGATGGAAATGGAACATAGGGAGGAACTATCATGA
- the dnaB gene encoding replicative DNA helicase, producing MPNERRYSNELNLESVGINLPYNMQAEQSVLGAVLLKPETLTDLVEIIRPEMFYTRQNAQIYSEMLRLFTADQTIDFVTLLDAVISDGVFPSADEAKVYLTGLAETVPSISNVKAYAQIVQEKYLVRQLMGVAKDILQDAGDEQDADLLLENAEQRIYEIRSGRDSSALTPLSSSMVETLTNLQKISGPDADKYKGIPTGFRLLDTVLTGLGRGDLIILAARPGMGKTSFALNIATRVAMQQKVPVAIFSLEMTKEQLTNRILSAEAGIDSQAFRTGALRAEDWEYLALATEKLHDAPIYMDDTSGITITEMKAKIRRVNQDPTRPNVGLIVIDYLQLMTTGQRSENRVQEISSITRNLKIMAKEMNVPIIALSQLSRAVEKQGNNSSHRPQLSDLRDSGSIEQDADCVLFLYRDSYYASQNPDGAEVDADTAECIVAKNRHGETSTVPLGWDGAHTRFMDVDFKR from the coding sequence ATGCCGAATGAACGACGTTATTCCAATGAACTGAATCTGGAAAGTGTGGGCATCAACCTGCCCTATAACATGCAGGCAGAGCAGAGCGTGCTGGGCGCGGTGCTGCTCAAACCCGAGACTCTGACCGATCTGGTGGAGATCATCCGGCCGGAGATGTTCTATACCCGGCAGAACGCGCAGATCTATTCGGAGATGCTGCGGCTGTTCACCGCCGACCAGACCATCGACTTTGTTACCCTGCTGGACGCGGTGATCTCGGACGGCGTGTTCCCCAGTGCCGACGAAGCAAAGGTCTACTTGACCGGCCTTGCCGAGACGGTGCCCAGCATCTCCAATGTGAAGGCCTACGCCCAGATCGTGCAGGAAAAGTATCTGGTGCGCCAGCTGATGGGGGTGGCAAAGGACATCCTGCAGGATGCCGGAGATGAGCAGGACGCCGACCTGCTGCTGGAAAACGCGGAACAGCGCATTTATGAGATCCGCTCCGGCCGCGATTCCAGCGCACTGACACCGCTTTCCTCCAGCATGGTGGAGACCCTGACCAACCTGCAGAAGATCAGCGGCCCGGATGCAGACAAATACAAGGGCATCCCCACCGGGTTTCGCCTGCTGGATACGGTGCTCACCGGCCTTGGCCGCGGCGACCTCATCATCCTTGCGGCCCGCCCCGGTATGGGCAAGACCAGTTTTGCGCTGAACATTGCCACCCGCGTGGCCATGCAGCAAAAGGTCCCGGTGGCGATCTTCAGTCTGGAAATGACCAAGGAACAGCTGACCAACCGTATCCTTTCTGCCGAAGCCGGCATCGACAGTCAGGCCTTCCGCACCGGCGCCCTGCGTGCCGAGGACTGGGAGTATCTGGCTCTTGCCACCGAAAAGCTGCACGATGCACCCATCTATATGGACGATACCTCCGGCATCACCATCACCGAGATGAAGGCAAAGATCCGCCGGGTGAATCAGGACCCCACCCGCCCGAACGTGGGCCTCATCGTCATCGACTATCTGCAGCTGATGACCACCGGCCAGCGCAGCGAGAACCGCGTGCAGGAGATCAGCTCCATTACCCGAAACCTCAAGATCATGGCGAAGGAGATGAATGTGCCCATCATCGCGCTTTCCCAGCTGTCCCGTGCGGTGGAAAAACAGGGCAACAACTCCAGCCACCGGCCCCAGCTTTCCGACCTGCGCGACTCCGGCTCCATCGAGCAGGACGCCGACTGCGTTCTGTTTCTGTACCGCGATTCCTACTATGCCAGCCAGAACCCGGACGGCGCGGAGGTGGACGCCGATACCGCCGAGTGCATCGTGGCAAAGAACCGTCATGGCGAGACCAGCACGGTGCCGCTGGGCTGGGATGGTGCCCACACCCGCTTTATGGATGTGGACTTCAAACGCTGA
- the rplI gene encoding 50S ribosomal protein L9 — protein sequence MKVILKQDIKGIGKKDEIHEVSDGYARNYLFPRKLAAVADASAVNVARSKEAAADFHEAETVAAAKALAAKIEGKTVTIKAKGGASGRLHGKVTGKEVADALAVLAGAPIDKKKIELETKDIKDAGVFNGKVRLHVGVVASFKIQVEVEQA from the coding sequence ATGAAAGTGATTCTCAAGCAGGATATCAAGGGCATTGGCAAGAAGGATGAGATCCACGAGGTCTCCGACGGCTACGCCCGCAACTATCTGTTCCCGCGCAAGCTTGCCGCTGTGGCAGATGCCAGCGCTGTGAACGTTGCCCGCAGCAAGGAAGCTGCAGCCGACTTCCATGAGGCTGAGACCGTGGCCGCTGCCAAGGCTCTGGCTGCAAAGATCGAGGGCAAGACCGTGACCATCAAGGCCAAGGGCGGTGCATCCGGCCGTCTGCACGGCAAAGTCACCGGCAAGGAAGTTGCCGATGCTCTGGCTGTGCTGGCAGGTGCTCCCATCGATAAGAAGAAGATCGAGCTGGAGACCAAGGACATCAAGGACGCCGGTGTGTTCAACGGCAAGGTCCGCCTGCACGTTGGTGTGGTTGCTTCCTTCAAGATCCAGGTGGAAGTGGAACAGGCCTGA
- the glf gene encoding UDP-galactopyranose mutase, with product MKQYDYLIVGAGLYGAVFAQEAKKAGKKCLVIDKRGHIAGNIYTEQVEGINVHRYGAHIFHTNNKAVWQYVNQFAEFNRYTNSPVANYHGEIYNLPFNMNTFNKMWGVVTPAEAKAKIEEQKAAAGITDPQNLEEQAISLVGTDIYEKLIKGYTGKQWGRPCTELPAFIIKRLPVRFTYDDNYFNALYQGIPNGGYTAMVEKMLDGTEVRLGVDYLADRDALNALAEKVVYTGPVDAYFGYRLGALQYRSVRFETEVLDTDNYQGNAVVNYTDAETPYTRIIEHKHFEFGTQPKTVISREYSAEWKKGDEPYYPVNDEKNGALYAEYKKLADAEPGVIFGGRLGEYKYYDMDKVIEAALDVAAKELA from the coding sequence ATGAAACAATACGATTACCTGATCGTCGGCGCCGGCCTTTATGGTGCCGTGTTCGCACAGGAAGCAAAAAAAGCAGGCAAAAAGTGCCTCGTCATTGACAAGCGCGGCCACATTGCAGGCAACATCTACACCGAGCAGGTGGAGGGCATCAACGTCCACCGCTATGGTGCGCACATTTTCCACACCAACAACAAGGCCGTGTGGCAGTATGTGAACCAGTTTGCGGAGTTCAACCGCTACACCAACAGCCCAGTGGCAAACTATCACGGCGAGATCTACAACCTGCCCTTCAACATGAACACCTTCAATAAGATGTGGGGCGTTGTTACCCCCGCCGAGGCCAAGGCCAAGATCGAGGAGCAGAAGGCTGCTGCCGGCATCACCGACCCGCAGAATCTGGAAGAGCAGGCCATCAGCCTTGTGGGCACCGATATCTACGAAAAGCTCATCAAGGGCTACACCGGCAAGCAGTGGGGCCGTCCCTGCACGGAGCTGCCGGCCTTTATCATCAAGCGCCTGCCGGTGCGCTTCACCTACGACGACAACTACTTCAACGCACTGTATCAGGGCATCCCCAATGGCGGCTACACTGCCATGGTGGAAAAAATGCTGGACGGCACCGAGGTGCGTCTGGGCGTGGATTATCTGGCTGACCGTGACGCATTGAACGCACTGGCAGAGAAGGTGGTCTACACCGGCCCTGTGGACGCATACTTCGGCTATCGTCTGGGCGCACTGCAGTACCGCAGCGTGCGGTTTGAGACCGAGGTGCTGGACACCGACAACTATCAGGGCAACGCGGTGGTCAACTACACCGACGCCGAGACCCCCTACACCCGAATCATCGAGCACAAACACTTTGAGTTCGGCACCCAGCCCAAAACGGTCATCAGCCGCGAGTACAGCGCCGAATGGAAAAAGGGCGACGAGCCGTACTATCCCGTCAATGACGAGAAGAACGGCGCTCTGTATGCCGAGTATAAGAAGCTGGCCGATGCGGAGCCGGGCGTCATCTTCGGCGGCCGTCTGGGCGAGTACAAGTATTACGACATGGACAAGGTCATTGAGGCAGCTCTGGACGTGGCCGCAAAGGAACTGGCGTAA